In Naumovozyma castellii chromosome 1, complete genome, one DNA window encodes the following:
- the NCAS0A01190 gene encoding uncharacterized protein (ancestral locus Anc_5.219), whose amino-acid sequence MSVRVTYFLLVALLNFFTLANANNNDNTFPFTTVVDILSDNVEFSTFLRKVQRNGYVPYLNELQNFTLLAPVNSAFLANGKDDDTIFDIENYLLHDLILETSSTDGILVISESVKFPFVFENLQDEGAAPIINGVSIVDPDLKPNFQNATVQGISGFIKTPPGPLGLLADLDATNLYSSGEYVTFQYIKKLATQCYTIFEELAQNNTLLIPADNTFYEYFNKIEINYLLDYFNQMKNVRQQVQESWQWDRMKFLKSTITKSIIGGTIKEGIQGYNLNKEPILFKSANVTSIMVNNSSISTDSNLVFDNGLAHSFKMLDLVSNIIEFDAEKYLHGLNNSKFVQELYFRDLQHLIGKQTAENANITIFVPDPSTNDDTTFTKSMILYHFVNEHIWLENLGSSNTHLFKSYFCSSNKRLGGNCQMLKISSTVDGFRINEKVKILNPKPYKIGNTLIYTISEDVSLPGDLLLSLPPFYHCSISLDFMRQLNLLNLAPNHKGYTIFLPCFDAWNVMDLNLAYLERNISAINIMIKNYILNDLFYSNNLSYANVKTTNFLGQNLTVSARSNVDTSKIVELDLDTFDTPFKVESGMDILFDKGVIHPLRDISFPKELNITLIDLIKTTQSGDFLDMIEKFDDLRSIVSGDAAFSIMVPTRASLFREGINLNSTSLKDFLETHFILGNSTRNLLQCNGQITTKSGKHLTCQEMSRENYLLKFQDINDHELRILRKGCSTINNDSCIFLIDRPISLKWFEQEKYYLKLPGVAIGVGIMLGALLTSALCFVLILPIGKRYRSKRDDIGSSSQALLARGSENTVQYDSTDNVGNLGAPSSSEMGFDTSYSSNTNRMPINVSQDSRNII is encoded by the coding sequence ATGTCAGTCAGAGTTACGTACTTCCTTCTAGTTGCTCTCcttaatttctttaccCTGGCTAATGctaacaataatgataatacGTTCCCTTTCACAACAGTGGTGGACATCCTCTCTGATAACGTGGAGTTCTCTACCTTCCTAAGAAAAGTACAAAGAAATGGCTATGTTCCCTATCTTAATGAGCTACAAAACTTCACTTTACTGGCTCCAGTCAATTCTGCATTTTTGGCAAACGGTAAGGATGATGACActatatttgatattgagAATTATCTTCTACACGATCTCATATTGGAAACGTCATCAACAGATGGGATTTTAGTCATCTCAGAGTCTGTCAAATTCCCATTTGTGTTTGAGAATCTTCAAGACGAAGGAGCTGCGCCAATAATCAATGGTGTATCTATTGTGGATCCGGATCTTAAACctaatttccaaaatgcCACTGTGCAGGGTATTTCAGGATTTATTAAAACTCCTCCAGGGCCGTTAGGACTTCTGGCAGACTTAGATGCTACGAATTTATATAGTTCTGGGGAATATGTCACTTtccaatatattaaaaagTTAGCAACACAATGCTATACAATCTTCGAAGAATTAGCACAAAATAATACGTTGTTAATCCCAGCTGATAATACTTTCTACGAATATTTtaacaaaattgaaataaattATCTACTGGATTACTTCaaccaaatgaaaaatgttcGTCAACAAGTCCAAGAATCTTGGCAATGGGATCGAatgaaattcttgaagaGCACTATTACGAAATCTATAATTGGCGGAACCATTAAAGAAGGAATACAAGGGTACAACTTAAACAAAGAACCGATTCTCTTTAAAAGTGCTAATGTAACTTCCATTATGGTAAACAACTCCTCAATATCGACAGATTCTAATCTTGTTTTCGATAATGGGCTTGCtcattctttcaaaatgttGGATCTAGTCTCCAATATAATAGAATTTGATGCAGAAAAATACCTACATGGATTAAATAATTCGAAATTTGTTCAAGAACTTTATTTTCGTGATTTACAACATCTGATAGGTAAACAGACAGCAGAAAATGCAAATATAACCATTTTTGTTCCTGACCCATCTACGAATGACGATACAACTTTCACcaaatcaatgattttGTACCATTTTGTGAATGAACATATTTGGTTAGAAAACTTGGGATCCTCAAACACCCACCTATTTAAATCatatttttgttcttcaaataagaGATTAGGCGGTAATTGTCAAATGCTCAAAATTTCTAGTACTGTTGATGGGTTCAGAATTAACGAGAAGgttaaaattttaaatcCAAAGCCCTataaaattggaaatacTCTGATATATACGATAAGTGAAGACGTTTCCTTGCCTGGTGATTTACTTCTCTCTTTGCCACCATTTTATCACTGCTCGATTTCCTTGGATTTTATGAGACAGTTGAATTTACTGAATTTAGCACCAAATCACAAAGGTTATACCATCTTTTTACCGTGTTTTGACGCTTGGAACGTAATGGACCTAAACTTAGCATATTTGGAACGCAACATATCTGCCATTAAtataatgataaagaattacATTTTAAACGACTTATTTTATAGCAATAATCTTTCTTATGCTAATGtgaaaacaacaaattttcTGGGGCAAAATCTCACCGTTTCAGCTAGGTCAAACGTTGATACCTCCAAAATAGTTGAGCTTGATTTGGATACCTTTGATACACCCTTTAAAGTTGAATCAGGTATGGATATTCTTTTTGACAAAGGAGTAATACATCCATTGAGAGATATTAGTTTCCCAAAAGAACTGAACATAACGTTGATTGATCTGATAAAAACAACCCAATCAGGTGATTTCTTAGACatgattgaaaaatttgacGACCTGAGGTCGATAGTCTCTGGAGATGCTGCATTTTCTATTATGGTACCCACGAGAGCATCACTTTTCAGAGAAGGtattaatttaaattcaacTTCACTAAAGGATTTCCTGGAAACGCATTTTATTTTAGGTAACTCGACGAGAAATTTACTGCAGTGTAATGGACAGATTACTACAAAATCAGGGAAACATTTAACTTGTCAGGAGATGTCTAGGGAAAACTATctgttgaaatttcaagatataAATGACCACGAACTGCGCATACTACGGAAAGGTTGTAGCACAATTAACAATGACTCTTGTATTTTCTTAATTGATAGACCAATCTCACTAAAGTGGTTTGAGCAAGAGAAGTATTACTTGAAGTTACCTGGAGTAGCTATTGGTGTCGGAATTATGCTTGGTGCATTGCTAACCTCAGCATTATGTTTTGTATTGATTCTCCCCATTGGAAAAAGATATCGTTCCAAGAGAGATGATATAGGAAGTTCGTCCCAAGCTCTTCTTGCGAGGGGCTCTGAAAATACAGTCCAGTATGATAGTACCGATAACGTGGGTAATTTAGGTGCTCCTTCCTCTTCAGAGATGGGATTCGATACGTCATACTCGTCAAACACAAACCGAATGCCTATAAATGTGTCACAGGATTCTCgaaatatcatttga
- the DNM1 gene encoding dynamin-related GTPase DNM1 (ancestral locus Anc_5.218): MASLEDLIPTVNKLQDVMYASGIDTLDLPILAVVGSQSSGKSSIIETLVGRDFLPRGTGIVTRRPLVLQLNNLPKDSSQANENIGSDANPDPFSSGSTKNNQLEDSLSFVEDGINGQTNNNQKHRSEWGEFLHIPGRRFYDFNEIRREIENETARLAGKNKGISKLPINLKIFSPHVLNLTLVDLPGITKVPIGEQPPDIEKQIKNLILDYVATPNCLILAVSPANVDLVNSESLKLAREVDPLGKRTIGVITKLDLMDSGTNALDILSGKLYPLKFGFVGIVNRSQQDIQLNKSVQEALNNEEEYFKRHPIYRTISNKCGTRYLAKLLNKILMNHIKDKLPDIKTKLNTLVTQTEQELYSYGGSALSTKENRANLILQLMNKFATSFISSIEGNSSDINTKELCGGARIYYIYNNVFGKSLKSIDPTTNLTTMDIRTAIRNSTGPRPTLFVPEFAFDLLVRPQVSLLLEPSQRCVELVYEELMKICHGCGSPELVRYPRLKSMLIEVVVDLLKERLAPTRQYVESLIDIHKAYINTNHPSFLKATEAYSDIMKSNQERKDKENKNTEVITEKENGSDRSSSSEETGYIDGKNNISKEADESKALFFDNFFATEKQDSSGNLANTSHDTLVINEDLNGSLLGNLHITENSQTTYDLEPHLSEREQLECELIRRLIISYFGIIREMIEDQIPKAIMFFLVNYCKESVQNRLVTKLYKESMLEELLVEDQTIAQDRANCERLLETYKNASSLINNIL; this comes from the coding sequence ATGGCAAGTTTAGAGGACTTGATTCCAACTGTAAACAAGTTGCAGGATGTGATGTATGCTTCTGGTATCGATACACTTGACTTACCGATATTGGCGGTAGTCGGATCTCAATCATCAGGAAAATCATCGATTATTGAAACTTTGGTAGGAAGGGATTTTTTACCAAGAGGGACAGGTATTGTTACAAGAAGACCGTTGGTCTTACAACTAAATAATTTACCCAAGGATTCATCACAAGCAAATGAAAACATCGGTTCAGACGCCAACCCAGATCCATTTTCCTCTGGTTCGACAAAGAATAATCAGTTAGAAGATAGCCTTAGCTTTGTAGAGGATGGTATTAATGGACAGACGAACAATAACCAAAAACACCGGAGTGAATGGGGTGAATTTTTACATATACCAGGCCGTAGGTTCTatgattttaatgaaattcgaagagaaattgaaaacgaAACTGCAAGACTTGCAGGAAAGAATAAAGGAATTAGCAAacttccaataaatttgaaaatattttctccACACGTTCTAAATCTTACGTTGGTAGATTTGCCAGGCATTACAAAAGTTCCGATCGGGGAACAACCACctgatattgaaaagcaAATCAAAAACTTGATTCTAGATTATGTTGCAACTCCGAATTGTCTAATTTTGGCTGTTTCTCCAGCAAACGTAGACTTAGTCAACTCAGAATCATTAAAACTTGCCAGAGAAGTTGATCCACTGGGAAAACGAACGATCGGTGTTATTACAAAATTAGATCTTATGGACTCTGGTACCAATGCCCTGGATATTTTATCAGGAAAACTCTACCCCCTGAAATTTGGTTTCGTTGGAATTGTAAACCGATCTCAACAGGATATCcaattaaataaaagtGTACAAGAAGCATTGAATAACGAAGAGGAATATTTTAAGAGACATCCAATCTACAGGACAATATCGAACAAATGTGGTACCAGATACTTAGCCAAGTTATTGAAcaagatattgatgaatcatATCAAGGATAAACTACCTGATATCAAAACCAAACTTAACACTTTAGTGACGCAGACTGAACAGGAATTATATAGTTATGGAGGGTCAGCTCTCAGTACTAAGGAAAATCGCGcaaatttaattcttcagttaatgaataaattcGCAACTTCCTTTATCTCATCTATTGAGGGTAATTCTTCGGACATAAACACAAAGGAACTTTGTGGTGGTGccagaatatattatatctACAACAATGTATTCGggaaatctttgaaatctaTTGATCCAACCACAAACTTAACTACTATGGACATAAGAACAGCAATTAGGAACTCGACAGGTCCCAGACCCACATTATTCGTCCCAGAATTTGCCTTTGATCTTTTGGTCAGACCTCAGGTCTCGTTGCTACTAGAACCCTCTCAAAGATGTGTTGAGTTGGTATATGAAGAactaatgaaaatttgCCATGGTTGCGGTTCACCTGAGTTGGTCAGATACCCACGTTTGAAAAGTATGCTTATTGAAGTTGTCGTTGACTTATTAAAAGAGAGGCTGGCCCCTACAAGACAGTACGTCGAAAGTTTGATTGATATTCATAAGGCGTATATAAACACCAACCATCCCAGCTTTCTTAAGGCCACGGAAGCATACTCTGATATAATGAAGTCTAACCAGGAAAGgaaagataaagaaaataagaataCGGAGGTGATTACAGAGAAGGAGAATGGAAGTGACAGAAGTAGCTCATCTGAAGAGACGGGATACATTGATGGAAAGAATAATATTAGTAAAGAGGCAGATGAGTCAAAGGCCTTATTTTTTGACAATTTTTTTGCCACAGAGAAGCAAGATTCTTCAGGGAATTTAGCAAATACCAGTCATGATACTTTGGTCATAAATGAGGATTTGAACGGTTCGTTGCTCGGAAACCTACATATCACTGAGAATTCCCAAACGACATATGATTTGGAACCACATTTGTCTGAACGTGAGCAATTAGAATGTGAACTGATTAGGAGGCTAATTATTTCATATTTTGGCATTATAAGAGAGATGATTGAAGATCAAATTCCTAAGGCTATTATGTTTTTTTTAGTGAATTATTGTAAAGAGAGTGTCCAAAACAGGCTTGTTACTAAACTTTATAAAGAGTCAATGCTAGAGGAACTACTGGTGGAGGACCAAACAATAGCACAAGATAGAGCCAATTGCGAAAGATTACTGGAAACATACAAAAATGCATCTAGCTTAATTAACAATATTCTATAA
- the SNX4 gene encoding Snx4p (ancestral locus Anc_5.237): MNLKAQNGERLSHGNGDGKGTGNKPTYTFEIIVSDPQKHASGPNSSTSYVTYQISTRTNNPSYHKRKGDSATEIIVVHRRYSDLVLLHDILMNDHPTCIIPPLPDKKVLQYIAGDRFSQRFTQKRCHSLQNFLRRVSLHPILSKSKILETFLIDADWDAYRKSLSGNIQTNKEEVTDAFMNAFKTVHKQSEEFVEIKEKSDKLDHTLSKLDKNFHKMTKKNESISEDYGKLEQTLQDLNELISGDNEPLGRKLKFFNEGITQLSYGLNDLNKYIDYEYIVDIKDLEHYIGSMNQSLKLKDQKQIDFEELREYLDKSIKEKTQLTSGYGGGNFFTNKLEEFTGANQEANRRQKIEKLENKIESLTLESEDAKKVADAFEQETLKEVTLFENVKTTELKNSLGNLADHHIEFYEKMVETWTKIDNGLRQS; this comes from the coding sequence ATGAATTTGAAGGCTCAGAATGGAGAAAGGCTAAGCCATGGGAATGGGGATGGGAAGGGAACGGGAAACAAACCAACGTATACGTTTGAAATCATAGTATCGGACCCACAGAAACATGCCAGTGGTCCAAATTCGTCTACTTCATACGTTACGTATCAAATATCCACAAGAACAAATAATCCATCATATCATAAGCGTAAGGGAGATTCTGCTACTGAAATTATTGTCGTTCATAGACGGTACAGTGATCTGGTTTTGCTTCATGATATACTTATGAACGATCATCCAACATGCATAATACCACCTTTGCCAGATAAAAAAGTTTTACAGTACATTGCTGGTGACAGGTTTAGTCAAAGATTTACACAAAAAAGATGCCATAGTTTACAAAACTTTCTAAGAAGGGTTTCATTACACCCCATACTTTCCAAGTCCAAGATATTGGAAACATTTCTTATTGATGCTGATTGGGACGCATATAGGAAGAGTCTTTCAGGAAATATACAGACAAATAAGGAAGAAGTCACAGATGCGTTCATGAATGCCTTTAAGACTGTTCATAAACAAAGTGAGGAATTCGTTGAGATAAAAGAGAAAAGTGATAAGTTGGACCATACACTATCCAAACTAGATAAGAACTTCCACAAGAtgacaaagaaaaatgaatccATCTCAGAGGATTATGGGAAATTAGAACAAACGTTACAGGATTTAAATGAACTGATTTCTGGAGATAATGAACCATTGGGTAGGAAActaaaatttttcaacgAGGGAATAACTCAATTGTCATATGGATTAAATGATCTaaacaaatatattgattACGAATATATTGTAGATATTAAGGATTTGGAACATTACATTGGTAGTATGAATCAATCTCTTAAATTAAAGGATCAGAAGCAAATCGATTTTGAAGAACTAAGGGAATATCTGGACAAATcaataaaggaaaaaacACAACTGACTTCAGGATATGGTGGTGGCAATTTTTTCACAAATAAACTGGAAGAATTTACAGGGGCAAATCAAGAGGCTAATCGTCGTCAAAAGATTgagaaattagaaaataaaattgaatcattGACATTGGAGTCTGAAGATGCCAAGAAAGTTGCCGACGCATTTGAACAAGAAACTCTAAAAGAAGTgacattatttgaaaacgTTAAAACAACggaattaaagaattcattAGGCAATCTTGCCGACCATcatattgaattttatgAAAAGATGGTGGAAACGTGGACCAAAATTGACAATGGACTACGTCAATCGTAG
- the OXR1 gene encoding Oxr1p (ancestral locus Anc_6.203), with product MFGMKGALHKLRRSISGMEPEIDSKSSSSASLPHKKGLGLEKSKTMTAIDDSQNNYEDDDALPPVILAGYSDSTKNRLLTPEMCDEIRTLMPLRIQLYPQWNLLYSLEQHGASLHSLYDNIKPKSETSKRVGYVLVIKDRKNGIFGAYCNEPFQPNEHRRYSGNGECFLWKLEKVPRITFRGYTDSKEDKQEVEEEEEGEENWQFTAYPFTGVNEFAIYCTSKFISMGAGDGHYGLWCDDGLMHGVSNPTMTYGNDVLSREGRKFTIVGLEMWRVG from the coding sequence ATGTTTGGAATGAAAGGAGCTTTACACAAGCTAAGACGCTCCATATCTGGTATGGAGCCCGAGATAGACtccaaatcttcatctAGTGCCTCTTTACCTCATAAGAAAGGATTGGGTTTGGAAAAGAGTAAGACCATGACTGCAATAGATGACAGTCAGAATAATTACGAAGACGATGATGCGTTACCGCCTGTAATATTGGCTGGTTATTCCGATTCTACGAAGAACAGATTACTTACACCAGAGATGTGTGATGAAATACGGACATTGATGCCACTTCGAATACAATTATATCCTCAATGGAATCTCTTATACAGTTTGGAACAGCATGGTGCGTCTTTGCATTCATTAtatgataatattaaacCTAAAAGTGAAACTTCTAAAAGAGTTGGATACGTGTTAGTAATAAAAGATCGTAagaatggaatatttggaGCATATTGTAATGAACCATTCCAACCGAATGAACATAGACGATATAGTGGAAATGGAGAATGCTTTCTATGGAAATTGGAGAAAGTTCCTCGGATAACTTTTAGAGGTTATACTGATTCTAAAGAAGATAAGCAAgaagtagaagaagaagaagaaggtgagGAAAATTGGCAATTTACTGCTTATCCTTTCACCGGAGTGAATGAATTTGCCATATATTGTACGTCCAAGTTTATATCAATGGGGGCAGGCGATGGGCATTATGGATTATGGTGTGATGATGGATTGATGCATGGAGTCTCCAATCCAACTATGACATACGGTAATGATGTGTTAAGCCGTGAGGGTAGGAAGTTCACCATTGTCGGTTTAGAAATGTGGAGAGTCGGATAA
- the NCAS0A01170 gene encoding TenA family protein (ancestral locus Anc_1.439) yields MEINICCSQYIWGYFFLIFKDNKNFKMITTTKQLLAKHKDIYKKATEHEVTNKLCQGTLSDRVFYAYLAQDLQFFEVGMRLLCKIALRAPRISSFFTLSKTIGFFASDENTYFHDCLAVLAPSLSSEDKATFDNTLLPGVDIYVRYMEELTKGDFTYAQLITCHWAGEQIYLQWAQTSRRKTGLHWKYQIWIDLHDSERFRNYVDFLANEVNQFPVEEVEEVFIKVVELEFEFFDRCYKA; encoded by the coding sequence atggaaataaatatatGTTGTTCCCAATATATTTGGGGTTATTTCTTTCTGATTTTCAAAGAcaacaaaaatttcaaaatgattaCGACCACTAAACAATTACTGGCTAAGCATAAAGACATCTATAAAAAAGCTACAGAACATGAGgtaacaaataaattatgTCAAGGTACATTAAGTGATCGTGTTTTCTATGCTTACCTAGCTCaagatcttcaatttttcgAGGTAGGAATGAGACTGCTATGTAAAATTGCCTTAAGGGCTCCTAGAATATCCAGTTTTTTCACACTCTCTAAGACAATTGGGTTCTTTGCAAGTGATGAAAATACCTATTTCCATGACTGTTTGGCAGTGTTGGCTCCCTCATTATCTTCTGAGGATAAAGCAACATTTGATAACACTTTATTACCAGGGGTAGATATTTATGTGAGGTATATGGAAGAATTAACAAAAGGCGATTTTACGTATGCCCAATTAATTACGTGCCATTGGGCTGGTGAACAGATCTATTTACAATGGGCCCAAACTTCTCGAAGAAAGACTGGCTTACATTGGAAATATCAGATATGGATTGATTTACATGATAGTGAACGTTTCAGAAACTACGTTGACTTTCTTGCAAATGAAGTTAACCAGTTCCCTGTTGAAGAAGTCGAAGAAGTATTTATCAAGGTTGTCGAGCTTgagtttgaattttttgaCAGGTGCTATAAGGcataa
- the TAD2 gene encoding tRNA(adenine34) deaminase (ancestral locus Anc_5.238), protein MSSSLAKHASWMESAIKLARYALDHDETPVASIFVHEPTNKIIAYGLNDTNKSLTGIAHAEFMGIEQIKAMVGSEHLTEIFKDTVLYVTVEPCVMCASALRQLGIKKVVFGCANERFGGNGTVLEINKDSCTLPPNGLPTTTYESIPFVLRREAIMLLRYFYVRENERAPTPRNKTERKLDKDTFPDLSWSKYIDSRSFTAEFGDSMLSDYNDNSDLRDAYIDWSLIDTPVNNYVEKLKLQCADFSVNQVKRMRYK, encoded by the coding sequence ATGTCGTCGTCCCTCGCTAAGCATGCATCCTGGATGGAATCTGCCATCAAGTTGGCTCGTTACGCTTTAGATCATGATGAGACGCCCGTCGCCTCCATATTCGTCCATGAGCCCACTAATAAGATCATTGCTTATGGACTCAATGATACCAATAAGTCCTTGACTGGTATTGCACATGCTGAATTTATGGGTATTGAACAGATCAAAGCAATGGTCGGTTCGGAACATTTGactgaaatatttaaagataCCGTCCTATATGTGACTGTAGAACCTTGCGTTATGTGTGCTTCTGCATTGAGACAACTGGGTATTAAAAAAGTTGTATTTGGATGTGCCAATGAGAGGTTTGGTGGTAATGGAACTGTTCTTGAGATAAATAAGGATTCTTGTACCCTTCCACCCAATGGATTGCCGACTACTACGTATGAATCTATACCATTTGTACTGCGAAGAGAAGCGATAATGTTATTGAGGTACTTTTATGTAAGAGAGAATGAAAGGGCACCCACTCCTAGAAATAAAACAGAAAGAAAACTGGACAAGGACACCTTTCCTGATTTGAGTTGGTCCAAGTATATTGACTCAAGATCATTTACTGCAGAATTTGGTGATAGTATGTTATCTGATTATAACGATAATAGTGATCTACGGGATGCCTATATAGATTGGAGTCTCATAGATACTCCAGTAAACAATTATGTTGAAAAACTAAAATTACAATGCGCTGATTTTTCTGTAAACCAAGTGAAAAGAATGCgatataaataa
- the APL5 gene encoding Apl5p (ancestral locus Anc_6.201): protein MTSLYSPTATDVKQRLRPFGFFFEKSLKDLITGIRSHNDTPEKLDRFLSEILRECREEANSADLNLKTNAILKLTYLEMYGFDMSWCNFHILEIMSSNKLQQKRVGYLAASQSFYKDPDILMLATNLLKKDLKYSGNNDVVKVGIALSGLSAIVTPTLAADIADDLFAMLNSSKPYIRKKAVTALFKVFLQYPEALRDNFDKFALKLEDEDTTVVSATVSVICELSKKNPTPFIQLSPMLYELLINIDNNWIIIRLLKLFTNLSQVEPKLRPKLLPKILELMEATVATSVLYESINCIVKGDMLINDDYDTAMYCLDHLEKFCNSKDPNLRYISCILFYKIGKINTNFISRFSNLVLHLLVDVDISIRSRAIELLQGIVSQDNLKKIVTTLMKQFVSEDTIVLQDNPSTFRASREIQIFVPDSYKVKLVDTIITLCSSNNYANVSDFEWLNAVLLDLATISQDLPDAQLGLKLGKQFRTIMVKIPSMRSVIITSIINLIADENISIRLPSVLEGCIWSLGEFSNVIENGDALVKLLIRNGHSYSSNVQQVLIPALVKIFSNWVNRQAEPDMEIIKILLHELVKFFEVLSSSKYFEVQERSVEATEILRLISDAITSSDEELPLLLTEVLPSLFNTYELKPISEGQQKLLTGNINIDLETPFLTQEELEDILRSSEDSHTLTRSLSSLLRDSATPTESEREDEYKQETSPDSQNALSTGQRKKDRLSNPFYLDHEESLNTNADDEITNAENAQEHDDAKHKSKSKKKGEKKKKKKIDSCRSHTRRSTPADCWR, encoded by the coding sequence ATGACATCTCTCTACTCACCTACTGCCACTGATGTCAAGCAACGACTTCGACCATTcggtttcttctttgagAAATCACTAAAGGATCTCATAACGGGTATCAGATCGCATAATGACACACCCGAAAAGCTGGATAGGTTTCTATCAGAAATTCTAAGAGAATGTAGGGAGGAGGCCAATTCTGCAGATTTAAATCTGAAGACCAACGCAATTTTGAAGTTGACTTATTTGGAAATGTACGGTTTCGATATGTCATGGTGTAATTTCCATATCTTGGAAATAATGAGTAGTAATAAGTTGCAACAAAAAAGGGTAGGCTATTTGGCTGCATCACAATCTTTCTATAAGGACCCCGATATTTTAATGTTGGCCActaatttattgaaaaaggaTTTAAAATACTCAGGGAATAATGATGTCGTAAAAGTTGGGATTGCATTAAGTGGATTATCAGCCATTGTAACACCGACGCTAGCGGCAGATATTGCAGATGATCTTTTTGCCATGTTGAATAGTTCCAAGCCATATATTAGAAAGAAAGCTGTTACCGCATTGTTTAAAGTATTTTTACAATATCCTGAGGCATTAAGAGATAATTTCGATAAGTTTGCCcttaaattggaagatgaagatacCACGGTGGTCTCTGCCACTGTTAGTGTTATTTGTGAATTATCTAAGAAGAATCCAACCCCATTTATTCAGTTATCCCCCATGTTATATGAattattgataaatataGATAATAACTGGATAATAATTAGATTATTGAAACTGTTTACAAATCTATCACAAGTGGAACCAAAATTAAGACCAAAACTTTTACCGAAGATTTTAGAATTGATGGAAGCTACCGTCGCAACATCAGTGTTATATGAGTCTATTAATTGTATTGTCAAGGGGGATATGttaattaatgatgattaCGATACAGCAATGTATTGTTTAGATCATTTAGAAAAGTTTTGCAATTCAAAAGATCCAAATTTAAGATATATTAGCTGCATCTTATTTTACAAGATTGGAAAGATTAATACAAATTTTATATCTCGTTTTTCTAATTTGGTATTACATCTTTTGGTGGATGTAGATATTTCAATTAGATCGCGTGCAATTGAATTACTGCAAGGTATTGTCTCTCAAGATAACCTCAAGAAAATAGTAACTActttaatgaaacaattcGTTAGCGAAGATACTATTGTCCTACAAGATAATCCATCGACCTTTAGAGCTTCTAgagaaattcaaatctttgTCCCCGATTCATATAAGGTAAAATTGGTGGATACGATTATCACATTatgttcttcaaataattatgCAAATGTGTCAGATTTTGAATGGTTAAATGCTGTTCTGTTAGATTTAGCCACAATATCACAAGATTTACCTGATGCTCAACTTGGCTTAAAATTAGGGAAACAATTTAGAACAATTATGGTTAAAATCCCCAGTATGAGAAGTGTCATTATTACAtcaataattaatttaatagCGGATGAAAACATTAGTATTAGACTTCCATCCGTATTAGAGGGATGTATTTGGTCATTAGGTGAGTTCTCAAATGTTATCGAAAATGGAGATGCTCTTGTAAAATTACTAATAAGGAATGGACATTCATATTCTTCCAATGTTCAACAGGTATTAATCCCAGCTTTAGTCAAGATATTTAGTAATTGGGTTAACAGACAAGCAGAACCAGATATGGAAATAATTAAGATTTTATTACATGAACTTGTGAAATTTTTTGAGGttttatcatcatccaaatattttgaagttcAGGAAAGGAGTGTTGAAGCAACAGAGATACTGAGGTTGATATCGGATGCAATTACATCGagtgatgaagaattaccGTTATTATTAACTGAGGTTTTGCCCAGTCTCTTTAATACGTATGAACTCAAACCTATATCTGAAGGTCAACAGAAACTTTTGACAGGGAATATTAATATAGACTTAGAAACACCATTTTTAACGCAAGAGGAGCTTGAAGACATTTTGCGTTCTTCTGAAGATTCACATACTCTAACAAGATCTTTAAGTTCACTTTTAAGAGACTCTGCTACCCCAACTGAATCCGAGAGAGAGGACGAATATAAACAAGAAACTTCGCCTGACAGTCAGAATGCTTTATCAACGGGGCAGAGGAAGAAAGATCGTCTTTCAAATCCCTTTTATCTTGACCATGAAGAATCGTTGAATACTAACGCCGATGACGAGATAACTAATGCAGAAAATGCACAGGAACATGATGATGCCAAGCATAAATCTAAATCCAAAAAGAAGggagaaaagaaaaagaaaaagaaaatagaTAGCTGTAGAAGTCATACCAGACGAAGTACTCCAGCCGATTGTTGGAGATGA